The segment TTTAGAAGTTCGGAACAAAGCCCTAGATCAAGCTGAAGCTTTATTGATTCGAGAATTTAAAGAAATGCCAATCAGGGCGCGTGAATACACCGACCTAAAACGAGAATTACAGGTTTCTACTGAGAGCTTACTCCGATTTCTATCAAGCCGGGAATCTCTGGAAATTGAAGCAGCCCAAAAAGCTACTCCTTGGCAACTAATTAATACTCCCGAAGCTGCTGTTGCTATTTCTCCTAGTAAGTATCGCAATATTATGCTGGGGGTAATTGCCGGGTTGATATTAGGTGCTGGCGCAGCTTGGTTAGCAGAAATGCTCGATAGTGTATTTCACTCTGTTGATGACCTCAAAGAGAAAAGTGGAATGCCTATTTTGGGTATTGTTCCGTTTCACAAATCAGTCAAAAAACTCGTTCCTGTCGCCGAAACAGCCCGGATACTTGCGGGAGAAAATCCAAATTTTGCGCCTGCTGATAGAAATTTACGGCGGTATAACGCTTCTCCATTTGTGGAAGCATTTCGCTCTCTCTACACCAATGTCCGCCTGCTCAGTTCCGATTTGCCTATCCGCTCTTTAGTTATTAGCTCATCTACACCTGCAGAGGGTAAAACTTTAGTAGCTTTGAACTTAGCCCAAGCTGCAGCAGCTATGGGGCAGCGGGTGTTGTTGGTGGATGCAGATTTGCGTCGTCCCCAAGTTCATGAAAGGTTTGGTTTGACTAACATGAGGGGGTTGAGCAATCTTATTTCCGCAGAAGATTTAGATATAAATGATGTTATCCAGCAATCTCCTGTGGAAGAGAATCTATTTGTGATGACTTCCGGTCAAGTTCCACCAGATCCAACTAGACTGCTTTCATCAGAAAAGATGCAGAATATTATGGCGCAACTCCAGACAGCTTTCAATTTAATCATTTATGACACTCCTCCTCTGCTCGGTTTCGCAGACGCTAACATCCTGGGTACTACTACAGATGGAGTGGTGCTGGTTGTGGGACTTGGCAAGACGGATCGTTACTCGTTGATGCAAACCATAGAGGGATTGAAAATGTCTGGCACACCTGTTTTAGGTATGGTTGCTAATGGAGTTAAAAGGAACGCAGTTCACTGGCACGATTCCTACAATCGCTATTACACTCAGACAGGGGAGACTAGGGGCTAGGGAAGAGGGAAAAGGGAAGAGGGAAGAGGGAAGAGGGAGAAGATTGAAATTAAATCTAAAATCTAAAATCTAAAATTCCTCTCTTCCCCTAGCCCAATGACTAATGACCAATTACTAATTACTAATGACCAATGACTAATGACAACAGACCAGAAATTCCTAACTGTGCCTGGAAGCGCCCCATCGGTCTAGGTTGGGAGAAGCCCTATAAAGTTCGCTCTAAAAGTAATCTAGATGATGGCCCTTGGCACGGAGCTACTTTGGGTGGCTTTGGATCTGGTTGCATTGGTCGATCGCCACGAGGTGATTTTAACCTCTGGCACTTGGATGGGGGAGAGCATACCTTCCAGAACTTCCCTGCTTGCCAGTTTAGTGTTTTTGAGGAGACAGGACTGAGCAAGCAAGCTTACGCTCTGTGTACCGAACCGCCAGCAGATGGCACTTTATCTGCGTGGAAATGGTATCCAGCTTCTCTGGAAGTGGGGACAGGAAATACCCAATCTTCTCTAGCTTCTACGGGAAATTATTACGCTCTTTATCCGCGCAGTTGGTTTGTTTATGAAGGGGTATTTCAAGCAGATCTGACTTGCGAGCAGTTTTCTCCAATTTGGCCGGGAAATTATCAGGAAAGCTCGTACCCTATCGCTATTTTTGAATGGACTGTCCACAATCCTACTGACAAGCCAATTACTATTAGTATTATGCTGACTTGGCAGAATATGGTGGGTTGGTTTACTAATGCTAATAAGACGCCACAGGTATCTGTTCGGGATGATGGCAGTCCGGTTTATGAGTACGAACCGCGATTGGGGGATAGCACGGGCAATTTTAATCAGTGGGTTGAAAATGAACACCGGCACGGCTGTCTGTTAGACCGATTTCGCCCTGATATCTATGATGTCGGGGAAGGGGAAGGACAGTGGGCTCTAGCTACTCTCAGTAATCCCAGCTTGGAAGTGTTTTATCACACTCGCTGGAATCCGGCTGGGGATGGTTCGGATATCTGGCAAAGTTTTGGGGCGGATGGTTCGTTAAGCGATCGCGAAAATGAATTGGCTGCTGTGACTGGGGAACAGATAGGAGCCGCTCTAGCTGTGCGTTTCACCATCAGACCGGGCAAAACTCGCAAAATTCCCTTTATTTTAGCTTGGGATTTGCCAGTCACGGAATTTGCTGCTGGGATTGAATATTACCGACGTTATACAGATTTCTTTGGTCGCAACGGTAAGAATGCTTGGTCAATGGTTCGTACCGCTCTCAAGCACTACGAGACTTGGAGAGAGCGCATACAAGCTTGGCAGCAGCCGATTCTCGATCGCGAGGATTTGCCGTCTTGGTTTAAAATGGCTCTGTTTAACGAGCTTTATGACCTCGCCAGCGGTGGTACTCTCTGGAGTGCGGCAGACGAACGCGATCCGGTGGGTCAGTTTGCGGTGTTGGAGTGTTTGGATTACCGTTGGTACGAAAGTCTGGATGTGCGGCTGTACGGCTCGTTTCCCGTGCTTATGTTCTGGCCGAAATTGGAAAAAGCGGTTTTAGAGGCATACTCAAGGGCAATTAAGAGTGGCGATCGCACGCCCCGAATTATTGGCTACAACCAAGCATCGGCTATCCGTAAAATTACTGGTGCAACCCCCCACGATTTGGGTGCGCCGAACGAACATCCTTGGGAAAAGACTAATTACACCAGCTATCAAGATTGCAACTTGTGGAAGGATTTATCCTGTGATTTTGTTTTACAGGTTTATCGCTATTTTGTGTTTACTGGTAAAACAGATGTCGAGTTTTTGAGGAATTGCTGGCCCAGCGTAGTCCAGACACTTGCTTATCTGAAAACCTTCGATCTAGATGGGGATAGCATTCCAGAAAATTCTGGTGCGCCGGATCAGACTTTTGATGATTGGCAACTAAAGGGAGTAAGTGCGTATTGCGGTGGGTTGTGGTTGGCGGCGCTGTCAGCTGCGATCGCGATCGGCAATATTCTAGGAAAACAGGAAGAATCCCACTTCGTCTATGGGGACGACAGGAACCCCACCCCCAACCCCTCCCCGTCTACGGGGAGGGGAGTAGGAGTAGAGGAGGGGAAGGGTGTAGGTAACAATAATATTGAAGAAACGATCGATACTTATAAGAGTTGGTTAGAGAAAGCGATCGAGCTTTATCAGCAAAAACTCTGGAACGGTCAGTACTACAAACTCGATAGCGAAAGCGGCTCAGATGTAGTGATGGCAGACCAGCTGTGCGGCCAATTCTACGCTCGCTTGCTGGGATTACCTGACATTGTACCAGCCGAATGTGCGCTCAGCGCCCTAAAAACAGTTTACGAAGCCTGCTTCTTGAAGTTCCACAACGGTCAGATAGGTGCTGCTAACGGTGTCAAACTTGATGGTTCTGCCGAAAAACCCGACGCTACCCATCCTCTGGAAGTCTGGACTGGAATTAATTTCGGTCTAGCTGCTTTTCTCGTCCAGATGGGAATGAAAGCTGAAGCATTCCAGCTTACAGAAGCCGTGGTAAGACAAATTTATGATAACGGGCTGCAATTTCGGACGCCAGAAGCCATTACAGCTGTCGGTACATTCCGTGCCAGTCACTACCTCCGACCAATGGCAATCTGGGCAATCTACGGCGTTTTGACAGATTTTCAGAACTAACACCAAATCCACGTCTACAGAGGTTTTATCTACTTATAGCTAGGGACTAGGGGCTAGGGGAAGAAGGGACTAGAATCAATGGTTTGGTGGAATTAAGAACGTCCTAACTGACGAGAGCGGTTGCTATAACTCAAGTTTTTGGGTACGTTGTTGCGCTTTAGCGCTCTTTGAGCGCTAAAGCGCAACAACGTACCTGTAAAGATTCTATGAAGATATTCTCGCGTTTGATTAAAGATTCTATGAAGACTTAGCTCTTGCTTTTGCAATGGTTACGTGAATTTACTAGGATTAATACAGCTAATTAAGGGATTTTTTAGCCAAACTGGCCAAAAGCGAAACCTGGGTGCTGGGGGAACCAATTTATTTATGCAGCAGTCTACTAAAAGTAGCGAGATTTACGGAAACCACCTGCCGTGCTTTGTAGTGACCCTCAGTGATAGTACCAAGGGTGAGCATGGATATTTTAAATTTGGTGGCAACGCCGTTCCCGCGCCGATACTCACGCGACATCCTTACCTCAGCATCGGCAAAAAAAATTCTTGACTGGTAGAAATTTTACGCAAACTGGCACCGTCGAGTTGCGGCGCTAAAACAAAACCTGCGCTGGCATTCGGAAAACCGCTGAGAGAACCTGCTAAATGCTCGATTTGGCGGTCAAAAACTCGCTTAGGCTCATGCGCGTTTATCTGAGATTTTGCACCAAGGCTAAGAGTGTCGGAAATCTCAGCTTCTATCTGTTATGAGTCCTAAGCTTCTACAAGCATAGCTGCTTAGCTAGGTCGTCAGATTGCATAGGTGCAATTTGTATAGCCACAGTCACACCCGTACCACACAGATAAATTCCGCTTTACATAAAAAGGTGAACGCTATGACTCAACCAGTTTCTTATACCAACACAAAACTTGACAAAGCTATGAGTTCTGAAAAATTTACTCAGATTGAGGAAGCCATCCACGCTGGGAAGTATTCCTGGGCTTGTGTTTTGATTCTGCGTTTTGCTGGCTACAACCCGCTACACTACATACCCTACCGGACTTACAATCGATTGCTCAAAGAAAACTGCCAACTTGGCAACTCGGTCAGAGATAAAACAGATAATATAAACATCGATAGCCAACGTTCTGGGTCTGGGTTTGATGATATAACCTCACAAAAGTATCTAAGCAAGATTACAGCCTTGGGTTGCTTAAAAACAGTTAACGAACAGCACCCATCGGTAGGTGACGGTCATTCTAATTAGTGACCGAGCAAGACAACTTTGAATGAAAATACATTTCCAGTTGGTTTCTTGCTTTATGATAAGCAAACTTATTCAGTTTGCAGATAGCAAACTTTCGGCTACTTTTAAATATCTCCTTTCAAATTTTCATTCAGTTCTCAAACAACTGTCTCGTTTTTAATCGTCAACAAAACTTACGCAAATTTGTCCCGGCTTACTCCCTTCAGCCTACAAGAGTATGTAGGGGCTCCGCTGAGTGCGTGCCGTAGGCATAGCCAAAAAAACCGGGATTTTTCATTTGAAAATACCCTCACCCTAAAGGGTGGGGCTACACAAACAAAGCCCGCCTACGCGGGCTTTAAGAAAAGGGGGGTAAAACAATCGGATTTGGTATTACACGAAAAATATTGCTATGTAGCAATATTTTTCGTGTTTTGGGTCACAATTCTTAAAGAATTATAAATATGCCATTTTGGCAATACTGATCGGGTTAGCTAGGTTATTGTTAAATCACAAGAATTTTGAATGTGAACTTATTCCTAAAGTTCGGTAAGCGGCTTTCTTGTGCAGAAAAAATACAGTTAGTTAAGGCTTTCAGAATTGAAAGCCTATGAATGAACTTCAAGCTAAGGCAATAAAAGTCTTGCTGTGAAGTAAAATGCTGCGGCCAAATGGGAGAAAAGATTCACATTTTTCTTGAAAAACCAAGGGCTACCTAAAAAACGAGGATCGAAATATGAGTACCGATTTTGACAACAAACTGAGTGACGATCTCAAAGAGTTAGATAAATCCCAAATCTTGGATAAAGGCAAAGATTTAGATAAACCCAAAGAACCTGATGATAGTGGCCTTGTGCAACGTGCCGAATACGTCCCTAGGCAACTGATCGTTAAGTTTAAAGAAGGGATTTCGGCAACCGATGTTAGAACTCTTAAAGAAAACCTCAATGCCGCAGTTGTCGCGACAACCGAAACTCTTGACACTGAACTTTGGGAAATTAAGGGAATCACCGTTGAAGAGGCGATTGGGACGTACCGTAACGATTCTCGGATCGAATATATCGAACCCAACTTTGTAGTTTCGATAAATGCAACAATTCCCAACGATCCGAGTTTTAACCAACTTTGGGGATTAAATAATACCGGACAGACAGGCGGAACCCCTGATGCTGACATCGACGCGGCAGAAGCTTGGGATCTTCAAACTGGCTCTGATGTAGTAGTTGGTGTGATTGATACTGGTGTGGATTACAATCACCCCGATCTGGTTGACAATATTTGGACGAATCCGGGGGAAATTTCCGACGGGATTGATAATGATGGCAATGGGTATGTGGATGATATCCACGGATATGACTTTGTAAATAATGACGGAGATCCCTTTGATGACAATGGACACGGAAGCCATGTTTCGGGGACGATCGCAGGTAGAGGGAATAACGGCGTCGGCGTCACAGGCGTTAGTTGGGATGCCCAGATTATGGGGCTTAAGTTCCTGAACGCTGGTGGTTTTGGAGACACTTTCGGTGCCGTTCAGGCAGTGGAATATGCCACGTTGATGGGTGCGAAGCTGACCAACAACAGTTGGGGAGGTGGTGGCTATTCTCAGGCGCTGTATGATGCGATCGCAGCAGCAGGTAATACTGGACAGTTGTTTGTTGCGGCGGCGGGGAATGAGGCATCGAATAACAATATATTTCCAGCGTACCCTGCCAGCTACGACTTGGATAATATCATCTCGGTTGCTGCCACAGATCATAACGACAACTTAGCTGGATTTTCTAATTACGGTGCCACAACCGTAGACTTGGGTGCGCCCGGTGTTAGTATATACAGCACCGTTCCTTACGGCAGTGGATACGATACCTACAGCGGGACTTCAATGGCTACTCCCCACGTATCTGGCGTAGCTAGTTTGATTTGGGCTCAAAATCCTGGCATGACCGGCCAGGAAGTTAAGAATCGAATTCTGGGTTCGGTCGATCCAGTGGCAGCCTTGGACGGAAAAACCCTTACCGGGGGCAGACTGAATGCCTACAGAGCGATCGCAGAAGTCGGTACGGGTACAATTAGCGGCATCAAATGGAACGACCTAGATGTTGATGGCGTAAAAGACCCCAGCGAACCCGGACTAGAAGGCTGGACGATTTATTTAGATCAAAATAACAATGATGTCCTGGATCAAGTAGTTAACAACCTAAGTTCAACCGACATTCCCAAGACAATCGCCGACCTGAGTACAATTACCTCCGACTTAGCAGTCAGCGGCTTAGGCCCGACAATAGAAGACGTAAACGTCAAGATAAACATTAACCACACTTACGACTCGGATTTAGACGTTTATCTGACCAGCCCATCAGGTAACGAGATCGAGCTGTTTACCGATGTAGGCGGCAGTGGAGACAACTTCAACAACACCACCTTGGATGATGAAGCAGCCACCTCAATTCCTACGGGATTGGCTCCATTTAGCGGCAGCTACAAACCGGAAGAACTTCTGGTCGCTTTGGATGGTGAAAATCCCAACGGTGTTTGGACGTTGAAAGTCATAGACGACGCGGGAGCTGATGTCGGAACCCTGAACAGTTGGTCGCTTGAGATAGCGACTCCAGAACCCTCCACTCAAACCGATGTCAACGGTAACTATTCCTTCACCGGCTTAGCACCGGACACTTACACCGTCGCCGAGGTGCAGGAGCCGGGATGGGAGCAAACCTATCCAGAGGGAGATGGTACGCACACGGTAACTGTAGAAGCGGATGAAATTGTTGAGGGCATCGACTTCGGCAACCGGGACAGCAGCATTGGTCTGATTAAAGGCATCAAGTGGAATGACTTAGACGGCGACGCCGTGCAAGACCCCAGCGAGTCCGGGCTGGAAGGCTGGACGATTTATTTGGACGATAACAACAACGGCGTTCTAGATCAAGAGGTTAACAATGTAAGTTCAAGCGATATTCCGAAGCTGATTGCCGATAATAACACCGTTACCTCTGACCTGGATGTGAGCGGTTTGAGCGGTACGTTAGAAGATGTAAACGTCACCTTGGACATCACCCACACTTGGGATGAAGATTTAGATGTATATCTCGTCAGTTCATCAGGCACCGAGATCGAACTTTTCACCGATGTAGGCGGTAGCGCAGACAACTTCAGCAATACTACCTTGGATGACGAAGCTGCCACGCCAATTACTGCGACTTTTGCGCCGTTTACCGGCAGCTTCCAACCAGAAGAACTTCTAGCTGCTTTCGATGGTGAAGATCCCAACGGCACCTGGACGTTGAAAATTACGGATGACCTGGGGGGCGACGTTGGCACCCTGAACAGTTGGTCACTTAACTTAAGCACTACCGAGGTGAACACTCAGACCGATGCCAACGGCGATTATATCTTCACTGGCCTGGAAGCGGGAACTTATACTGTGGCGGAGGTGCAGCAGCCGGGATGGGAGCAAACGTTCCCAGATGGAGATGGTACGCACACGGTAAACCTCGATCCGGGCGAGATTGCTAGCGATATCGACTTTGGCAACCAAGCGCTACCAGGTGAGATTCACGGTATTAAGTGGAACGACCTTGACGGTGATGGTGAGTTAAATGCCGGTGAATCTGGACTGGCAAACTGGACAATCTTTTTAGATGAAAACCAGAACGGTCAGCTGGATGCTGGTGAAGAATTTACCGTTACTAACGCCAACGGCGAGTATGAATTCACGGATCTAGACCTGGGAACCTACAATGTTGCAGAAGTGCTAAAAGATGGTTGGGTGCAGACTTATCCCGGCGCTCCATCTAATGCAGGTTTTGAAACTGGCGACTTCAGCAGTTGGGAAACTACGGGCGTTACAAGCATTGAGACAGCCGCGTTTGGTTCTGGCCCTACTGAAGGAACATATCAAGCTTCGATCTCCAATGCCTTTGGTTCCGTAAGCGATGCGGAACTGGAAACTTTCTTGGAATTAACTCCTGGAAGCTTGGACGACTTGGGCAATGGTAACGCTACGGAAGGTTCGGCAATTCAACAAACGGTTACGGTGGAAGCTGGTTCTCAATTAACTTTCGATTGGAACTTCTTTACCAACGAGGGAACACCCAGCATCTACAACGATTTTGCCTTTATCTCGATCGCATCGGATGGTGCAAACACACTAGCCAGCACGAATAGTGATTTCGTACCTTCTTCTGCCCCCTCGTTCTTTGAAATGACCGATTTTGGGTCGTTCTCCTACACTTTCACCAATTCGGGAACGTACAAAGTCGGTGTCGGGGTTGTGGACGTGACAGATAGTGTCGTTGATTCCGGGTTGCTAATTGACAATTTCTCTCTCACGGATAGCGAAGGCAACCTTTTACCGGGTTTCCATACTGCGGAAATCGGCCCTGGCGATATTGTTGAAGGTCTTAATTTTGGCAACAAGCAGACTGGCGACAATCCAGGAGAACCAGGAGAACCGGGTGGACCCATATTTGGCACTCCTGAAGATGATGAGATTAACATTTTTGATGCCCCTGCGATCGTCTTTGCTGGTGATGGCGATGATATCGTTGATGCTTCCGCAAGTTTCGGCGGAAACCGACTCTACGGCGGTGACGGCGATGATATCTTGTTCGGTAGCTTCAACGACAGGTTGTTTGGCGGCGACGGCGATGATATCTTGTTTAGCGGTAATGGCGACAATCTCATGAGTGGCGGCGCGGGTGCAGACCAATTCTGGATGGCAATGGCAGCATTTCCCGATTCTGTTAATACGATCGCAGATTTCGAGTTGGTTGGCGATGCGATCGGTATAGGTGGTCTACCGGGAGTAGACAGCTTTGCTGATCTGTCTTTCGTACAAAGTGGCAACGATACGCGAATTAGTGCTTTGAGTCAAGAACTAGCGATCTTAAAAAATATTCAGGCAGGTTCTCTCAATAGCTCCAATTTCATCTTTGCCTAAAACGCCGATTGATTAACTTACTCTTAGTGGGCTAGAAACCCGGTTTCTCCAAGAAACCGGGTTTCTGGGTGTTCAGTTCACCCATTTCTTTGTAGCTTTGTAGGTTGGGTTTCGTGCCTCAACACAACCTACAAACAAATGGCGAAGGTATTGCCCTTAGAAACCCGGTTTCTTCAAGAAACCGGGTTTCTAAGTACCTCACTCATCTGAAAGGCGCTGTAATCGCTAATCAAAGAGAAGATTTGACTTGGACTGGATGTATGGTTTGAATACAGGATTGATGTGAAAGTGCGATCGCGTTCCTACTTGCACTTTTTCGACTAAGCCGCGTCGCCCTAAAGATTGGATAGCTTGCCAAAATTCGGATTTGGATAATGTGCTATCTGCTGGTTGTTGGGAAATATCTACAGCTTCATCTTGACTTGCTAACCAGTAGCTTACCTGTTTTTCTATCTCCGATAAACGCTCTAAGTGAGATTCTAAAAGTGGTTCTAAGTCACCTAAAAATATCTCATTTTGCTCTGCTAAAAACAGGGATACGCTACCGTTAAATAAATCTTGTATTGTTGAAGCTATGATATTTAACCAGCAAGGATGACCTTGATAAAGGGTGATTAATTCCGACCATTGTTCCTCATCAGTTAATCCTTTTTCTCTCAATATTTCTTCTGCTTGTTCTCCTAACCCTTTGAGGTGTAACGTGCGTGTGGGTCGGTTTTCTCCTTCTAAAGTAGTAATTTCTCTGGGTTTTTCCCAACTGAGGAGGATTAAACAACTTTGATGAGATGATGTGGCAATTTGTTTAAATAATTTGCCATAATCTTCATATCCAGCTAAATATTGACCTGCGAATTGACCGCTTCTAAAAATATTCTGCACGTCATCAAGGATGACTAAACACCGATAGGATCGAAAATAATCGATAACTGTGGGTAATGGGGTTTGTTGCGATCGGGAAAAAAATTGTTTCAGATCGGTTTGCAGTGCTGAAAGGGTGGTATTGTTACTGAGACTTCGCCAAATAATATAATCGAATTGGGTTTGGATTTGTTCGATGAGTTTGACTGCGATCGCACTTTTGCCAATTTCACTTAAGCCGTATATGGTAATTAAGCGCGTGCGTCTTTGCAAAATCCACTGCTTGAGGGTGGATAGTTCGGAAGTGCGATCGTAATAGCAAGTTAATTCTGGTGCGTCTGCTATATCGATGATTGGTGATTGAGTTTTGGTTTGGGGGGAGTCAGGGTGAGAGTGCGATCGCGTTTGTCTATCGTTAATATTTTGGATAAATTGATTACAAATATTAATATCAATTTCTTGTAATAAACAGTCGCCTGAATGAGAAACTTGAGAAACTCTATTTTTTTTCTCTAACTTAGAACGAAAATTAAACTTATTGAGGTCTTCTCCTAATTTCTCACCCAGCTTTTCCCATAACTTAGCAGCTTCTTTTTTAATATGAGATTCACTACAATTATAATCTTTAGCTATTTGAGGATATTTTTGTCTTTGCCAAACGCCTGTTAGTATTGCTTCCTGTATAGATGTGAGATGTTTTCCGGTATCATTAAAAATCAAATTATCAGCCCAATGTAACACATCTTCAATATTCTTCATACTTAGATACAGATATATATTTAGTTTACTGTATCCTACCAAATCCTACTTTGTCAACTGAATTGTACCAAATCCTACTAAATTTTTTCAGGATACTTAGAAAAATTGGGTGCTAAAGTCTACTATTTTGAGTGGACAAGGGGAAAATTGACTAAATAAAATTAGGGAAGCAGGCTCGATCGCATTTGACAAAAGCGAGGTAGTGTTTTATGGATTTGTATGAGATAATTTTGTATCAGAGTGAATATCTTGGCAAAAACCAAGCCCAATTAAAGGCTTTGCTAAAAGAAAAGCTAACAGCCAAGGATTGGAAAGAGGCTAATAACCTGACAAGAGTTTTAATGATGGAGATATCTTGCCTTTTCGATGACGACGGCTATA is part of the Argonema galeatum A003/A1 genome and harbors:
- a CDS encoding GH116 family glycosyl hydrolase, which gives rise to MTNDNRPEIPNCAWKRPIGLGWEKPYKVRSKSNLDDGPWHGATLGGFGSGCIGRSPRGDFNLWHLDGGEHTFQNFPACQFSVFEETGLSKQAYALCTEPPADGTLSAWKWYPASLEVGTGNTQSSLASTGNYYALYPRSWFVYEGVFQADLTCEQFSPIWPGNYQESSYPIAIFEWTVHNPTDKPITISIMLTWQNMVGWFTNANKTPQVSVRDDGSPVYEYEPRLGDSTGNFNQWVENEHRHGCLLDRFRPDIYDVGEGEGQWALATLSNPSLEVFYHTRWNPAGDGSDIWQSFGADGSLSDRENELAAVTGEQIGAALAVRFTIRPGKTRKIPFILAWDLPVTEFAAGIEYYRRYTDFFGRNGKNAWSMVRTALKHYETWRERIQAWQQPILDREDLPSWFKMALFNELYDLASGGTLWSAADERDPVGQFAVLECLDYRWYESLDVRLYGSFPVLMFWPKLEKAVLEAYSRAIKSGDRTPRIIGYNQASAIRKITGATPHDLGAPNEHPWEKTNYTSYQDCNLWKDLSCDFVLQVYRYFVFTGKTDVEFLRNCWPSVVQTLAYLKTFDLDGDSIPENSGAPDQTFDDWQLKGVSAYCGGLWLAALSAAIAIGNILGKQEESHFVYGDDRNPTPNPSPSTGRGVGVEEGKGVGNNNIEETIDTYKSWLEKAIELYQQKLWNGQYYKLDSESGSDVVMADQLCGQFYARLLGLPDIVPAECALSALKTVYEACFLKFHNGQIGAANGVKLDGSAEKPDATHPLEVWTGINFGLAAFLVQMGMKAEAFQLTEAVVRQIYDNGLQFRTPEAITAVGTFRASHYLRPMAIWAIYGVLTDFQN
- a CDS encoding NB-ARC domain-containing protein; its protein translation is MKNIEDVLHWADNLIFNDTGKHLTSIQEAILTGVWQRQKYPQIAKDYNCSESHIKKEAAKLWEKLGEKLGEDLNKFNFRSKLEKKNRVSQVSHSGDCLLQEIDINICNQFIQNINDRQTRSHSHPDSPQTKTQSPIIDIADAPELTCYYDRTSELSTLKQWILQRRTRLITIYGLSEIGKSAIAVKLIEQIQTQFDYIIWRSLSNNTTLSALQTDLKQFFSRSQQTPLPTVIDYFRSYRCLVILDDVQNIFRSGQFAGQYLAGYEDYGKLFKQIATSSHQSCLILLSWEKPREITTLEGENRPTRTLHLKGLGEQAEEILREKGLTDEEQWSELITLYQGHPCWLNIIASTIQDLFNGSVSLFLAEQNEIFLGDLEPLLESHLERLSEIEKQVSYWLASQDEAVDISQQPADSTLSKSEFWQAIQSLGRRGLVEKVQVGTRSHFHINPVFKPYIQSKSNLLFD
- a CDS encoding HetP family heterocyst commitment protein; translated protein: MTQPVSYTNTKLDKAMSSEKFTQIEEAIHAGKYSWACVLILRFAGYNPLHYIPYRTYNRLLKENCQLGNSVRDKTDNINIDSQRSGSGFDDITSQKYLSKITALGCLKTVNEQHPSVGDGHSN
- a CDS encoding S8 family serine peptidase encodes the protein MSTDFDNKLSDDLKELDKSQILDKGKDLDKPKEPDDSGLVQRAEYVPRQLIVKFKEGISATDVRTLKENLNAAVVATTETLDTELWEIKGITVEEAIGTYRNDSRIEYIEPNFVVSINATIPNDPSFNQLWGLNNTGQTGGTPDADIDAAEAWDLQTGSDVVVGVIDTGVDYNHPDLVDNIWTNPGEISDGIDNDGNGYVDDIHGYDFVNNDGDPFDDNGHGSHVSGTIAGRGNNGVGVTGVSWDAQIMGLKFLNAGGFGDTFGAVQAVEYATLMGAKLTNNSWGGGGYSQALYDAIAAAGNTGQLFVAAAGNEASNNNIFPAYPASYDLDNIISVAATDHNDNLAGFSNYGATTVDLGAPGVSIYSTVPYGSGYDTYSGTSMATPHVSGVASLIWAQNPGMTGQEVKNRILGSVDPVAALDGKTLTGGRLNAYRAIAEVGTGTISGIKWNDLDVDGVKDPSEPGLEGWTIYLDQNNNDVLDQVVNNLSSTDIPKTIADLSTITSDLAVSGLGPTIEDVNVKININHTYDSDLDVYLTSPSGNEIELFTDVGGSGDNFNNTTLDDEAATSIPTGLAPFSGSYKPEELLVALDGENPNGVWTLKVIDDAGADVGTLNSWSLEIATPEPSTQTDVNGNYSFTGLAPDTYTVAEVQEPGWEQTYPEGDGTHTVTVEADEIVEGIDFGNRDSSIGLIKGIKWNDLDGDAVQDPSESGLEGWTIYLDDNNNGVLDQEVNNVSSSDIPKLIADNNTVTSDLDVSGLSGTLEDVNVTLDITHTWDEDLDVYLVSSSGTEIELFTDVGGSADNFSNTTLDDEAATPITATFAPFTGSFQPEELLAAFDGEDPNGTWTLKITDDLGGDVGTLNSWSLNLSTTEVNTQTDANGDYIFTGLEAGTYTVAEVQQPGWEQTFPDGDGTHTVNLDPGEIASDIDFGNQALPGEIHGIKWNDLDGDGELNAGESGLANWTIFLDENQNGQLDAGEEFTVTNANGEYEFTDLDLGTYNVAEVLKDGWVQTYPGAPSNAGFETGDFSSWETTGVTSIETAAFGSGPTEGTYQASISNAFGSVSDAELETFLELTPGSLDDLGNGNATEGSAIQQTVTVEAGSQLTFDWNFFTNEGTPSIYNDFAFISIASDGANTLASTNSDFVPSSAPSFFEMTDFGSFSYTFTNSGTYKVGVGVVDVTDSVVDSGLLIDNFSLTDSEGNLLPGFHTAEIGPGDIVEGLNFGNKQTGDNPGEPGEPGGPIFGTPEDDEINIFDAPAIVFAGDGDDIVDASASFGGNRLYGGDGDDILFGSFNDRLFGGDGDDILFSGNGDNLMSGGAGADQFWMAMAAFPDSVNTIADFELVGDAIGIGGLPGVDSFADLSFVQSGNDTRISALSQELAILKNIQAGSLNSSNFIFA
- a CDS encoding GumC family protein: MKIKPYAQPIVPNHNGRQFQQLPNIYSEQPYEEEGSKLDLRQIWGVLRRRFLVVATVAIGVASTVGMRTWNSQPQYIGSFRVLVEPITAETKVAQTFGAIVYSILDYDTQTEVLRSPSVLTPIVEKIKAKYPEITYESLIGNLIITRLGQTKIIEVRYQDVDPKKINDVLQQVADGYLSYSRTERQSDVREGIQFVQEQLPNLRLRVDTLQARLQKFRQQYNFIDPETKAQELSGRMNSISQEQSNTKTKLDEMRSLYGTLQGQLGLQPNEAILASALSEASRYQKLLTEFQDVETKLAVESVRFTAENPTILALKEQREKLLPLINKEAQRVLGNNLSAATVNRERLTYQNSIRLSLTQQFVETTNQIKVLEVRNKALDQAEALLIREFKEMPIRAREYTDLKRELQVSTESLLRFLSSRESLEIEAAQKATPWQLINTPEAAVAISPSKYRNIMLGVIAGLILGAGAAWLAEMLDSVFHSVDDLKEKSGMPILGIVPFHKSVKKLVPVAETARILAGENPNFAPADRNLRRYNASPFVEAFRSLYTNVRLLSSDLPIRSLVISSSTPAEGKTLVALNLAQAAAAMGQRVLLVDADLRRPQVHERFGLTNMRGLSNLISAEDLDINDVIQQSPVEENLFVMTSGQVPPDPTRLLSSEKMQNIMAQLQTAFNLIIYDTPPLLGFADANILGTTTDGVVLVVGLGKTDRYSLMQTIEGLKMSGTPVLGMVANGVKRNAVHWHDSYNRYYTQTGETRG